DNA sequence from the Devosia lacusdianchii genome:
GGTCGCCAGCCTCACCAGCCAGCCCCTGACCGCAACGCCAGCCCCGTCGATCGAACCGGTGAGCAGTGAAGACCTCAACGCCGCTCCCGTTCCCCGCACCCTGAGCTTCGAGCGCCCCAGCGAGCCCACCGCGCGTCCAACGCCTCAGCAGCAACCCAAGCCACCCACCCCCAAGCCACCCACGCAAAGCGGCAATGGCGGCTCCAACAATGCCGACGCGGTCGCCTCAGCCGCATCGTCCGCCCAACAGGCGGGCGGCGGCAGTGGTGGCGATGCCGAGACGGCGCGTTACCCCGGCGAAGTCCTGCGCAAGCTGCGGCGCGCATTGCGCAGCGGCAATGGCCCCAGTGGCGAAGTCGTGGTGCGCTTCACCGTGCTTGCCAACGGCCAGGTCGCCGGCGTCAGCATCGGCCGCTCATCCGGCAATGCGGCGGTCGACCAGGCGGGCCTCGCCACCGTCAGCCGCGCCGCTCCCT
Encoded proteins:
- a CDS encoding energy transducer TonB family protein; its protein translation is MQRALPGSLLAHAAIVGVGLVGFAWPQPDDAPAAESVNVSIISMSSVSSNATQVVQSDAIENLVSSGTSAPSVEPVKPDTIEPVTDPITPLRPKTPIEPLEPEPPLEQPAESEALTRAEPVNEVALLSSTAVASLTSQPLTATPAPSIEPVSSEDLNAAPVPRTLSFERPSEPTARPTPQQQPKPPTPKPPTQSGNGGSNNADAVASAASSAQQAGGGSGGDAETARYPGEVLRKLRRALRSGNGPSGEVVVRFTVLANGQVAGVSIGRSSGNAAVDQAGLATVSRAAPFPPIPPQANRANWTFDVPLAFGG